One segment of Candidatus Margulisiibacteriota bacterium DNA contains the following:
- a CDS encoding PIN domain-containing protein: MLYILDACALIAYLTNEPGADFVETVLSSAQSNPVIMHKLNLLEVYYGFYKDCGKEKAAEMLQDVQKLNIRIISDISDELILAAGRLKATYKISLADAVCLAQAGLAEATIVSSDHHEFDIIDKNEPLNFAWLR; encoded by the coding sequence ATGCTGTACATCCTGGATGCTTGCGCCTTAATCGCTTACCTAACCAATGAGCCAGGCGCTGACTTCGTAGAGACCGTACTATCTTCAGCTCAATCCAATCCAGTAATAATGCATAAACTAAATTTACTGGAAGTTTATTACGGATTTTACAAAGATTGTGGAAAAGAAAAAGCAGCCGAAATGCTGCAAGATGTGCAAAAACTCAACATCAGAATTATTAGCGATATTTCAGATGAACTGATTTTAGCCGCAGGCCGTTTGAAAGCAACATATAAGATATCCCTGGCGGATGCGGTTTGCCTGGCTCAAGCTGGTCTTGCCGAGGCAACTATTGTAAGTTCTGATCATCATGAGTTTGACATAATAGACAAAAATGAGCCATTAAATTTTGCCTGGCTACGTTAG